The Bos indicus x Bos taurus breed Angus x Brahman F1 hybrid chromosome 13, Bos_hybrid_MaternalHap_v2.0, whole genome shotgun sequence genome includes a region encoding these proteins:
- the C13H20orf202 gene encoding uncharacterized protein C20orf202 homolog, producing MKTKEEPTSSLGQTLEWLRKELTEMQDQDQRLLLTLRHLHSVLEELRTESVQWEDARSSGGTSPIRARAGSEGRGRQPFPSRRLAHLLQGVDSRRSSLP from the exons atgaaaacaaaagaagagcCAACCTCGAGTCTCGGGCAGACCCTGGAGTGGCTGAGAAAGGAGCTG ACTGAGATGCAGGACCAAGACCAGAGACTCCTGCTTACACTGAGGCACCTGCACAGCGTCCTGGAGGAGCTCCGCACAGAGAGTGTCCAGTGGGAGGACGCCAGGTCGAGTGGCGGGACCTCCCCCATCAGAGCTCGAGCAGGCTCTGAAGGCAGGGGCCGCCAACCCTTTCCCTCCAGGCGCCTGGCCCATCTCCTTCAAGGGGTAGACAGCAGACGAAGTTCCCTCCCTTAA
- the TMEM74B gene encoding transmembrane protein 74B, with amino-acid sequence MASPPGLELKTLNNGPQAPRRPASLGPAAPPREGVENACFSSEEHETHFQDPGNTRLGRSPSLPGGLGPSRPRPQRDDASLHSEEGPGLEPVSRPVDYGFVSALVFLVSGILLVVTAYAIPREARVNPDTVSAREMERLEMYYARLGSHLDKCIIAGLGLLTVGGMLLSVLLMVSLCKGELYRRPTFVPGRGSRKTYGSINLRMRQLHGDGGQALVENEVVQVSETSHALQGS; translated from the coding sequence ATGGCATCTCCCCCTGGTCTGGAACTGAAGACACTGAACAATGGTCCCCAGGCCCCAAGGAGACCTGCATCTCTGGGTCCAGCAGCCCCACccagggagggtgtggagaatgcCTGCTTCTCTTCAGAGGAGCACGAGACCCATTTCCAGGAccctgggaataccagactaggCCGTTCCCCCAGCCTTCCTGGGGGCCTTGGCCCCTCGCGGCCCCGACCCCAGAGAGACGATGCATCCCTGCATTCAGAAGAGGGGCCAGGCCTGGAGCCCGTGAGCCGCCCTGTGGATTACGGCTTTGTCTCTGCTCTGGTTTTCCTGGTGAGCGGGATCCTCCTTGTGGTGACTGCGTACGCCATCCCCCGCGAGGCTCGCGTCAACCCGGACACGGTGTCGGCGCGGGAGATGGAACGGCTGGAGATGTACTATGCACGCCTGGGCTCGCACCTGGACAAGTGCATCATCGCAGGCTTGGGGCTGCTCACGGTGGGCGGCATGCTCTTGTCCGTGCTGCTGATGGTCTCCCTGTGCAAGGGCGAGCTGTACCGCAGGCCCACCTTCGTCCCGGGCAGGGGCTCCAGGAAGACCTATGGCTCTATCAACCTGCGCATGAGACAGCTCCATGGGGACGGGGGCCAGGCCCTGGTGGAGAACGAAGTTGTCCAGGTCTCAGAGACCAGCCATGCTCTCCAGGGGTCTTAA